AATGCCCCAATTTAGAGTATCGGGCCCAAGCCTCCCAATTTATTGCCAGTACATCCCTCGATGATATGCTGGCGATCGCCGAAGAAGCGGTGCGCAAAAAAACCTTGGAGCGAGCGTCAGAAGCACCCCAGTGGGTCTTCCCAGAGGATGGCATTTAGGGGCTCAAGGGGCTCACACTTGAACCTAGCGTTGAACTAGGTTGGTAGGGTGGTTCTGGAGAGGATACGCCTAGCCATCGGGAAACTGCCAGCAATTCAGCCACTCGATGTGACGACTGCCGCAGGTGCAGGCCTCTGGCCCCGAAGCCACCCATTCTCGGTCACACTGGCGGCAGTGGCAAAGCACATTGTTGCGACTGGCCTCAGCAAGACGCGATCGCCATGCCCGACGATCGTCTTCACTCAGATAATGGGTGTCCTCGACCATGCTTCTCTACACCAACATGCGATCGAGGGCATCAATGTCGGGAATGCAGAGTACATCGCGATCGCGCTTGATTAACTCTTTTCTCTCCAGCTTGTTGAGCACGCGGGTGACCGTTTCGCGGGCCAGGCCGCTCAGGCTACTCAGCTCACGATGGGGCAGGTTGGGAATTTCCGTTCCCTGCTCGCTGACCGTCCCTTGTCCATCGGCTAAAAATAGTAAGATATCGGCTACCCGCGCGACGCTATCCGCCTCTCGCAGCCTCAGCCG
The nucleotide sequence above comes from Candidatus Obscuribacterales bacterium. Encoded proteins:
- a CDS encoding helix-turn-helix domain-containing protein, producing RLRLREADSVARVADILLFLADGQGTVSEQGTEIPNLPHRELSSLSGLARETVTRVLNKLERKELIKRDRDVLCIPDIDALDRMLV